One genomic segment of Arachis duranensis cultivar V14167 chromosome 4, aradu.V14167.gnm2.J7QH, whole genome shotgun sequence includes these proteins:
- the LOC107486850 gene encoding pentatricopeptide repeat-containing protein At1g03540, with protein MTLKALHHLKRHCSFLSTTTTTTIGPPTTESQILQHCRDASLSKALTLLNKTHNISSSHKSIIYASLLQTSTKTHSFLHGTVLHCHVIKSGLDTDRFVGNSLLALYFKLAPLFYQARRIFDGLLFKDVISWTSIISGYIHVGDPKNSLMLFSQMVGLEGLQPNAFTLSSVIKACSELGFLRLGRCFHGVVVSRGFDSNRVVSSALIDMYGRNFGVEDARKMFDELLEPDTVCWTSVISALTRSDRFKEAVELFYRIHRGCGLAPDGFTFGTLLAACGNLGWLRQGREVHAKVVTSGICGNVVVESSLLDMYGKCGSVGQSRIVFDRMSNKNSVSWTAMLGTYCHNQEYETVLNLVRESGIVDIYSFGTILRACSGLAAARQGKEVHCMYVRKGGWRDIIVESALVDLYAKCGCVDFAYRLFLSMQVRNLITWNSMIGGFAQNGKGMVALALFEDMIKGGMQPDYITFINVLFACSHTGLVNEGREYFTLMTKKYEIQPGVEHYNCMIDLLGRAELIEEAETLLENSDCRDDQSLWAVLLGACTRCSDYITAERIAKKMIELQPGFHLSYVLLGNIYRTVGRWNDALAIRKLMEDRGVRKMPGKSWIESEDQKGSHFDLANMSIAGKSSTYSMEGWIN; from the coding sequence ATGACATTGAAAGCTCTCCACCACTTGAAGCGCCACTGCAGCTTcctctccaccaccaccaccaccaccattggACCACCAACAACAGAATCCCAGATCCTTCAACACTGCAGAGATGCCTCACTCTCCAAAGCCCTCACTCTCCTCAACAAAACCCACAACATCTCCTCTTCCCATAAATCTATCATCTATGCCTCTCTCCTCCAAACCTCCACTAAGACCCACTCCTTCCTCCACGGCACCGTCCTCCACTGCCACGTCATCAAGTCCGGCCTCGACACCGACCGCTTCGTCGGCAACAGCCTCCTCGCCCTCTACTTCAAGCTCGCCCCACTCTTCTACCAAGCCCGCCGGATCTTCGACGGGCTTCTCTTCAAGGATGTcatttcatggacttccataaTCTCAGGCTATATTCATGTGGGTGATCCCAAAAACTCACTTATGTTGTTCTCTCAGATGGTGGGCCTTGAAGGCCTTCAGCCTAATGCCTTCACACTTTCTTCTGTTATCAAGGCCTGCTCTGAACTTGGGTTCTTGAGGCTCGGAAGGTGCTTCCATGGGGTTGTTGTGAGCCGTGGGTTCGACTCAAATCGAGTGGTTTCTAGTGCGTTGATTGATATGTATGGGAGGAATTTTGGTGTGGAGGATGCACGCAAGATGTTTGATGAATTGCTTGAACCGGATACTGTGTGCTGGACATCAGTTATTTCAGCGCTTACAAGGAGTGATAGGTTTAAGGAGGCTGTGGAGTTGTTCTATAGGATTCATAGAGGTTGCGGGTTGGCGCCGGATGGTTTTACCTTCGGGACATTGTTGGCTGCTTGTGGTAACTTGGGGTGGCTGAGACAGGGGAGAGAGGTGCATGCTAAGGTTGTTACTTCTGGGATATGTGGGAATGTGGTTGTTGAGAGTAGTCTTTTGGATATGTATGGTAAGTGCGGTTCGGTTGGCCAGTCTAGGATTGTTTTTGATAGGATGAGCAATAAGAATTCGGTGTCATGGACTGCTATGCTCGGCACGTATTGTCATAATCAAGAGTATGAGACTGTGCTCAATCTTGTTAGGGAGAGTGGGATTGTGGATATTTACAGCTTCGGGACTATTCTTCGCGCGTGTTCGGGACTGGCTGCTGCGAGACAGGGAAAAGAGGTTCATTGTATGTATGTGAGGAAGGGTGGTTGGAGAGACATTATAGTGGAGTCAGCCTTGGTTGATCTATATGCAAAATGTGGGTGCGTTGATTTTGCGTATAGGTTGTTCTTGAGTATGCAAGTTCGAAATCTGATAACATGGAACTCAATGATTGGCGGGTTTGCACAGAATGGAAAAGGGATGGTAGCATTGGCCTTGTTTGAGGATATGATCAAAGGAGGGATGCAGCCTGATTATATCACTTTTATTAATGTTCTCTTTGCTTGCAGTCATACTGGTTTGGTTAACGAAGGGAGAGAATATTTTACTTTAATGACAAAGAAATATGAGATTCAGCCTGGAGTTGAGCATTACAATTGCATGATTGATCTTCTAGGTCGTGCCGAACTGATAGAGGAGGCTGAGACTTTGTTGGAAAATTCGGATTGTAGAGATGATCAGTCACTTTGGGCAGTGCTTCTTGGAGCTTGCACTAGGTGCTCAGACTATATCACTGCAGAACGCATCGCCAAAAAGATGATTGAGCTGCAACCAGGGTTCCATTTAAGTTATGTTCTGCTTGGTAACATTTATAGAACAGTTGGTAGGTGGAATGATGCTCTAGCAATCAGGAAGTTAATGGAGGATAGAGGGGTTAGGAAGATGCCTGGCAAGAGCTGGATTGAAAGCGAGGATCAAAAGGGATCTCATTTTGATCTGGCTAACATGAGCATTGCTGGGAAAAGCAGTACTTATAGCATGGAAGGATGGATCAATTAA